One window of Dehalobacterium formicoaceticum genomic DNA carries:
- a CDS encoding ASKHA domain-containing protein: MDKKKKIVILSDQTSSSAFPLDPLTKKIVIKLPPRRGGDNRGDVDTLRQTLVRELGTAVTIPLSKMAEIQKIRQSQDQQITVTLAADSFFDAQEQVQSWRLMEIEKGDQSAFHLGVAVDIGTTTVVVYLVDMITGQILGQASDYNHQIQLGEDILSRIMAAASPEGLAALQGLIVETLNSLVEEVCQGSSIKREDIIAVCLGANTTMIHLLLGLNPASICRAPYIPMVNNPEIITAREIGLQIHPLAPLYCLPSVGSYLGGDVIGGILVSGMHKEEGLSLFADVGTNGEFVIGNQDWLVACAGAAGPALEGGVTEWGMRAEEGAIDSVAIDDDFHVTYTTIHGTPAKGICGSGLIDALAELFLSGLIDRAAHFFDGREAFILVTKDETAHGKDIFISQKDINNLMRTKGAVNTALEVLVEGVGCSMEEIYKFYAAGAFGQYIPIESAVTVGLYPDLPRERMIRLGNSSGEGARQVLLSNAKRLECEKIAAKITYFEMNDNISFMDKYAGSKFLPHTNLDLYPSVQDKLNKRRRGK, translated from the coding sequence ATGGATAAGAAGAAAAAAATCGTGATTCTGTCAGATCAAACATCGTCTTCTGCTTTTCCTTTAGATCCTTTAACAAAAAAAATCGTCATAAAATTACCTCCCCGCCGGGGCGGCGATAACCGGGGAGATGTGGATACCTTGCGTCAGACTCTGGTCAGGGAATTAGGCACAGCAGTTACCATTCCCCTCTCAAAAATGGCGGAAATCCAGAAAATCCGTCAAAGCCAAGATCAACAAATAACCGTCACTCTGGCGGCTGATAGTTTTTTTGATGCTCAGGAACAAGTACAATCCTGGCGCTTGATGGAGATCGAAAAGGGAGATCAGTCTGCCTTTCACCTAGGTGTTGCCGTGGATATCGGCACCACTACGGTAGTGGTTTATCTAGTGGACATGATCACAGGTCAAATCTTAGGACAGGCCTCGGATTATAACCATCAGATTCAACTGGGGGAGGATATTTTATCCCGTATCATGGCCGCCGCCAGTCCCGAAGGTTTGGCAGCCTTGCAGGGTTTAATTGTCGAAACCTTAAACAGCCTGGTGGAGGAAGTCTGTCAGGGATCTTCCATAAAGAGAGAGGATATCATTGCCGTGTGTCTCGGTGCCAATACAACCATGATTCATCTTCTGCTGGGGCTCAACCCTGCTTCTATTTGCCGGGCACCTTATATTCCCATGGTGAACAATCCGGAGATCATTACCGCCCGGGAAATCGGCCTTCAGATCCATCCTTTGGCTCCCCTTTATTGTCTGCCCAGTGTGGGCAGTTATCTGGGGGGAGATGTCATCGGGGGGATTTTGGTCAGCGGAATGCACAAGGAAGAAGGACTATCTTTGTTTGCCGATGTAGGTACCAACGGTGAGTTTGTCATCGGCAATCAGGATTGGCTGGTCGCCTGTGCCGGTGCCGCCGGACCGGCTTTGGAAGGGGGTGTCACAGAGTGGGGTATGCGGGCGGAAGAAGGCGCCATTGACAGTGTCGCCATCGATGATGATTTTCATGTCACCTACACCACCATTCATGGTACTCCCGCCAAGGGGATTTGCGGTTCCGGTCTAATCGACGCTTTGGCAGAGCTGTTTCTCAGCGGACTCATTGATCGGGCCGCCCATTTTTTTGATGGCAGGGAAGCATTTATCTTGGTAACAAAGGATGAAACAGCCCATGGCAAGGATATTTTTATCAGTCAAAAGGACATTAACAATCTCATGCGTACCAAAGGGGCTGTTAACACCGCATTGGAGGTTCTCGTGGAAGGGGTGGGCTGCAGCATGGAGGAAATCTACAAATTCTATGCTGCCGGGGCCTTCGGCCAATATATTCCCATCGAATCCGCCGTCACCGTTGGACTCTATCCGGACTTGCCTCGGGAACGGATGATCCGCTTGGGCAACAGCTCTGGTGAAGGAGCCCGTCAAGTACTCCTCTCCAACGCCAAAAGACTGGAATGTGAAAAGATCGCCGCTAAAATCACCTACTTTGAAATGAATGATAATATCAGCTTTATGGATAAGTACGCCGGAAGCAAATTTCTTCCCCATACTAATCTGGATCTCTATCCCAGTGTTCAGGATAAATTAAATAAAAGGAGAAGGGGGAAATAA
- a CDS encoding NYN domain-containing protein — MENDKKIAVLIDADNVSEKYIKYIFDEISNHGIPTYKRIYGDWTKPQLASWKTVLLNYSITPIQQYSCTTGKNATDAALIIDAMDILYSKNVDGFCIVSSDSDFTKLASRLREAGMYVIGMGEKKTPQPFIAACEKFKYLEVLAAIPADTFSTNGTKKFEKQEPPQDGMANIEELIEAIRTIVTDCSDEDGWAFLGEVGKRLNKRYPDFDTRNYGHAKLTPLISSLKKFEIQSRRTSNPNITHKYIKIK; from the coding sequence ATGGAAAATGATAAAAAGATAGCCGTTTTAATTGATGCCGATAATGTTTCGGAAAAATATATAAAATACATATTTGATGAAATCTCCAACCATGGCATCCCCACCTATAAGAGAATTTATGGAGACTGGACCAAACCTCAACTGGCATCCTGGAAAACAGTACTTCTTAATTACTCTATAACACCCATTCAACAATATAGCTGTACCACAGGTAAAAATGCCACCGATGCTGCCTTAATCATCGATGCCATGGATATACTTTATTCCAAGAATGTTGATGGTTTTTGCATTGTGTCCAGTGACAGCGATTTTACCAAGCTGGCATCCCGCTTAAGAGAAGCGGGGATGTATGTAATCGGTATGGGCGAAAAAAAGACGCCGCAGCCCTTTATCGCCGCCTGTGAAAAATTTAAATACCTGGAAGTCCTGGCAGCCATTCCTGCTGATACTTTCAGTACCAATGGGACAAAGAAGTTCGAGAAACAGGAACCCCCGCAAGACGGTATGGCTAATATTGAAGAGCTGATCGAAGCCATCAGGACTATTGTCACTGATTGTTCTGATGAGGATGGCTGGGCATTTTTAGGAGAAGTAGGAAAAAGGCTGAATAAACGTTATCCTGATTTTGATACCAGAAACTACGGTCACGCCAAACTGACGCCTTTGATCTCCTCTTTAAAGAAATTTGAAATCCAATCCCGCAGAACGAGTAATCCCAATATCACCCATAAATACATAAAAATCAAGTGA